In Macadamia integrifolia cultivar HAES 741 chromosome 12, SCU_Mint_v3, whole genome shotgun sequence, the following are encoded in one genomic region:
- the LOC122057480 gene encoding NAD(P)H-quinone oxidoreductase subunit S, chloroplastic: MLKVHGDMTHLHLGVTCVQSLKSSSASMAPLSVQNLRIPPLDSQFLGETRFSLINSPCKQSFRIQKAPSTSRNLKPTAKFNLSEVMGGRGLCNGERGLQLELQRMVEISENTGTSSSSSTVTVVSSSSSFEVPENAFEKELLGLTGGFPGGEKGLKNFIEKQPPRNGDSDSEPPVPFPSSKPKPPELPLLMPGMIAIVKNPNNPFYMYCGIVQRITDGKAGVLFEGGNWDKLVTFRLDELQRREKGPPMVNPKSAVLESMLPKESSSPS, encoded by the coding sequence ATGCTCAAAGTTCACGGTGATATGACCCATCTTCATCTGGGAGTGACTTGTGTACAATCACTGAAATCTTCGTCTGCATCCATGGCTCCTCTCAGCGTTCAAAACCTCCGAATCCCACCTTTGGATTCTCAATTTCTTGGTGAAACCCGTTTCAGTCTCATCAATTCTCCTTGCAAACAATCTTTCAGAATTCAGAAAGCGCCATCTACTTCCCGTAACCTAAAACCCACGGCCAAATTCAACCTCTCGGAAGTCATGGGGGGTAGAGGACTCTGCAATGGAGAGCGGGGCCTTCAATTAGAGCTCCAGAGAATGGTTGAAATTTCAGAAAATACAGGTAcgtcttcctcatcttctacGGTTACTGTTGtgtcgtcgtcgtcatcatttGAAGTTCCAGAAAATGCTTTCGAGAAGGAGTTATTGGGCCTTACCGGGGGATTCCCTGGCGGTGAGAAGggattgaagaacttcattGAAAAACAACCTCCAAGAAATGGGGATTCTGATTCTGAGCCTCCGGTTCCGTTTCCAAGCTCAAAACCCAAACCGCCAGAATTACCCCTGTTGATGCCTGGTATGATCGCCATCGTCAAGAACCCAAACAACCCATTTTACATGTATTGTGGGATCGTCCAGAGAATTACAGACGGCAAGGCCGGAGTTCTCTTTGAAGGTGGGAACTGGGATAAGCTTGTCACCTTCCGCCTCGATGAGCTCCAACGGAGGGAGAAGGGTCCTCCCATGGTCAATCCCAAGTCTGCTGTCCTTGAGTCTATGCTTCCAAAGGagtcatcatcaccatcataa
- the LOC122058202 gene encoding phytochrome A produces the protein MSSSRPNQSTSSSSRSRHSARIIAQTTVDAKLHADFEELGSSFDYSTSVRITNKVSGDQQPTSDRVTTAYLHHIQKGKLIQPFGCLLALDEKTLKVIAYSENAPEMLTMVSHAVPSMGDYPVLGIGTDVRSIFTSPSASALQKALGYGEVSLLNPVLVHCKTSGKPFYAIVHRVTGSFIIDFEPVKPYEVPMTAAGALQSYKLAAKAIARLQSLPSGSMDRLCDTVVQEVYELTGYDRVMAYKFHEDDHGEVVSEITKPGLEPYLGLHYPATDIPQAARFLFMKCKVRMICDCHAKHVKVLQDEKLTFDLTLCGSTLRAPHSCHLQYMANMSSIASLVMAVVINEGNEESENSGSLQPQKRKRLWGLVVCHNTTPRFVPFPLRYACEFLIQVFAIHVNKEIELENQILEKNILRTQTLLCDMLMRDAPLGIVSQSPNIMDLVKCDGAALLYKNKIWLLGMTPTESQIHEIATWLSNSHMDSTGLSTDSLYDAGFPGSLSLADLVCGMAAVRINSNDMLFWFRSPTAAEVQWGGAKHDPNDKDDARRMHPRSSFKAFLEVVKTRSLPWKDYEMDAIHSLQLILRNAFNEIESTDMNTSMIYSRLNDLKIEGMEELEAVTNEMVRLIETATVPILAVGFDGLINGWNIKISDLTGLPVDQAIGKHLLTLVEDSSINTVKKMLHLALQGKEEQNIQFEMKNHGSRADSGPVSLVVNACASRDLQENVVGVCFVAQDMTGQKAVMDKFTRIEGDYKAIVQNPNPLIPPIFGMDEFGWCSEWNPAMINLSGWDREAVIDKMLLGEVFGTHKACCRLKNPEAFVNLGIVFNNAIMGQETEKVSFSFFGRDGKYVDCLLSVSKKLDGEGRVTGVFCFLQLASQELQQALHVQRLSEQTAFKKLKELTYIRQQIGNPLSGIIFSQKMMEGSDLGEEQIQLLHTSVRCQHQLNKILDGNDLGSIMDGYLDLEIVEFTLQEVLAASISQIMIKSNDKGVRIINDTAEEIMAEILYGDSLRLQQILADFLSISMNFTPTGGQLALAAFLTKDKLGECVHIACLELRITHTGAGIPEELLGQMFESYRETSEEGISLLVSRKLLKLMNGDIRYLREAGKSSFLISAELASSQKYPFSNRSRRGVAL, from the exons ATGTCTTCTTCCAGACCCAACCAGTCCACGAGTAGTTCTAGCAGATCTAGACACAGTGCTAGGATTATCGCTCAGACCACTGTTGATGCAAAGCTTCATGCAGACTTTGAGGAATTGGGTAGTTCATTTGACTACTCAACTTCTGTGCGCATAACTAACAAGGTATCTGGTGATCAGCAACCCACGTCTGATAGAGTAACCACAGCTTACCTCCATCACATACAGAAAGGCAAGCTGATCCAACCTTTTGGTTGCTTGTTAGCCCTAGATGAGAAGACTCTTAAGGTTATTGCCTATAGCGAGAATGCCCCAGAGATGCTAACCATGGTTAGCCATGCTGTCCCCAGCATGGGAGACTACCCAGTGCTTGGCATTGGCACAGACGTGAGGAGCATTTTTACTTCCCCTAGTGCCTCTGCATTGCAGAAGGCCCTAGGATATGGGGAGGTTTCTTTGTTGAATCCTGTCTTAGTGCATTGTAAAACTTCTGGGAAGCCCTTCTATGCAATTGTCCACAGAGTTACAGGTAGTTTCATCATTGACTTTGAGCCCGTGAAGCCATATGAGGTACCTATGACCGCTGCTGGGGCCCTCCAGTCATACAAACTTGCTGCCAAGGCGATTGCACGCTTACAGTCATTGCCAAGTGGGAGCATGGATAGGCTGTGTGACACGGTAGTCCAGGAGGTTTATGAACTTACAGGTTATGACAGGGTCATGGCCTACAAATTTCATGAGGATGATCATGGTGAAGTTGTGTCTGAGATCACCAAACCAGGTCTTGAACCGTATCTGGGTCTACATTATCCAGCCACTGACATCCCtcaggcagcaaggttcctctTCATGAAGTGCAAGGTTCGTATGATATGTGATTGCCATGCGAAGCATGTAAAGGTACTGCAGGATGAGAAGCTTACATTTGATTTGACATTGTGTGGGTCGACACTGAGGGCCCCACACAGCTGCCACTTACAGTATATGGCGAACATGAGCTCCATTGCTTCTTTGGTTATGGCTGTGGTTATTAatgaaggaaatgaagaaaGTGAGAACTCTGGTTCTTTGCAGCCACAGAAGAGGAAGAGGCTCTGGGGCCTTGTGGTCTGCCATAACACAACTCCGAGGTTTGTTCCCTTCCCTCTACGCTATGCCTGTGAGTTTCTAATCCAGGTCTTTGCCATTCATGTCAATAAGGAGATAGAATTAGAAAACCAGATTCTCGAGAAGAACATATTACGTACACAGACACTCTTATGTGACATGCTGATGCGGGATGCACCTCTAGGAATTGTTTCACAGAGTCCTAATATAATGGATCTGGTAAAGTGTGATGGGGCTGCACTTTtgtacaaaaataaaatctggCTACTTGGAATGACTCCAACCGAATCCCAGATACATGAGATAGCCACATGGCTCTCTAACTCTCACATGGATTCCACAGGGTTGAGTACAGATAGCCTGTATGATGCGGGGTTTCCAGggtctctttctcttgctgatTTAGTATGTGGGATGGCAGCAGTTAGGATAAATTCTAATGATATGCTTTTCTGGTTCCGGTCCCCCACTGCTGCTGAGGTTCAATGGGGAGGAGCAAAACATGATCCAAATGATAAGGATGATGCAAGAAGGATGCACCCACGATCATCATTCAAGGCTTTCCTTGAAGTCGTTAAGACAAGGAGTTTACCTTGGAAGGATTATGAGATGGATGCCATCCATTCTCTGCAGCTTATTCTCAGGAATGCTTTTAATGAGATTGAATCCACAGATATGAACACTAGCATGATCTACTCACGGCTTAACGATCTAAAGATTGAAGGGATGGAGGAGCTAGAAGCAGTGACAAATGAGATGGTGCGTTTGATTGAGACAGCCACAGTGCCAATATTGGCAGTCGGGTTTGATGGGCTCATTAATGGGTGGAATATCAAAATTTCTGACCTAACTGGGCTGCCTGTTGATCAGGCAATCGGGAAACATTTGCTCACTTTAGTTGAAGATTCTTCAATTAATACAGTCAAGAAGATGCTGCACTTGGCACTTCAGG GGAAAGAGGAGCAAAACATCCAATTTGAGATGAAAAATCATGGTTCAAGGGCAGACAGTGGTCCTGTTAGCCTGGTTGTGAATGCTTGTGCAAGCAGGGACCTTCAAGAAAATGTTGTGGGGGTGTGTTTTGTGGCTCAAGATATGACTGGTCAGAAGGCAGTTATGGACAAGTTTACTCGGATTGAAGGAGATTACAAAGCGATTGTACAGAACCCAAATCCACTAATTCCCCCAATATTTGGAATGGATGAATTTGGTTGGTGCTCAGAGTGGAACCCAGCAATGATCAACTTGTCTGGATGGGATCGGGAAGCAGTGATTGATAAGATGTTACTAGGTGAGGTTTTTGGGACTCACAAGGCATGTTGTCGACTCAAAAATCCCGAAGCTTTTGTAAATCTTGGGATTGTATTCAATAATGCAATAATGGGTCAGGAAACTGAGAAGGTTTCATTCAGTTTCTTTGGAAGGGATGGGAAATATGTGGATTGCCTTCTCTCTGTGAGCAAGAAATTGGATGGAGAGGGTAGGGTAACCGGGGTCTTCTGCTTCTTGCAGCTTGCTAGTCAAGAGCTACAACAGGCACTACATGTGCAGCGACTATCAGAACAAACCGCTTTTAAGAAACTAAAGGAATTGACTTATATAAGACAGCAGATTGGGAATCCTCTCTCTGGGATTATATTTTCTCAGAAGATGATGGAGGGTTCCGATTTGGGTGAAGAACAAATACAGCTTTTGCATACCAGTGTTCGATGTCAACACCAACTGAATAAAATTCTTGATGGCAATGATCTTGGGAGCATCATGGATGG CTATTTGGATTTAGAAATAGTTGAGTTTACCCTGCAAGAAGTGCTGGCTGCTTCAATTAGTCAAATCATGATTAAGAGCAATGATAAAGGTGTTCGGATCATCAATGATACAGCAGAGGAAATCATGGCCGAAATCCTCTATGGAGACAGTCTGAGGCTTCAACAGATACTTGCTGATTTTTTGTCAATATCTATGAATTTTACACCAACTGGAGGTCAGCTTGCTCTTGCTGCCTTTCTGACCAAAGATAAGCTGGGAGAATGTGTTCATATTGCATGTCTGGAGCTTAG gATAACACATACTGGAGCTGGGATACCGGAAGAATTGCTGGGCCAGATGTTCGAAAGCTACAGGGAGACatcagaagagggaataagTCTACTTGTCAGCAGGAAACTGTTAAAGCTAATGAATGGAGACATTCGGTATTTGAGGGAAGCAGGCAAGTCATCTTTCCTTATATCTGCTGAACTTGCCTCATCCCAGAAGTACCCATTCTCAAACAGATCTAGGAGGGGAGTAGCTTTGTGA